A part of Brevinematia bacterium genomic DNA contains:
- a CDS encoding aspartate kinase, whose amino-acid sequence MLVVQKYGGTSVGNVERIKNVARKVARTKDQGHDVVVVVSAMGDTTDELIALAEQISKNPPKREYDLLLSTGEQVSIALLSIALHELGYKSKAFTGAQVGIITTSDYTEAKILDINTTKIKKELSDGKIVIVAGFQGVTEDGDITTLGRGGSDTTAVALAAALGADICEIYTDVKGVYTADPRIVKDARKLDSINIDEVLELASVGAQVLHPRAVIFSKKYKVPLVVRSSFEDDPGTKIVEDCMEGLVVTGVAVKTDEAKVTVLDVPDVPGIAARLFSEVAKEKINVNMIVQGTSRNGLSEINFTIPKKDLTTIKSIEDRIKASIKCSNILYDDDIAIVSVVGTGMRSHYGVAATVFEVLASRGINIEMISTSEIKISVVVRKDRAEESANALHSAFRLSEVEIKTE is encoded by the coding sequence ATGCTTGTAGTTCAGAAGTATGGTGGCACATCGGTAGGTAATGTTGAGAGAATAAAGAATGTAGCAAGAAAAGTTGCGAGAACCAAAGATCAGGGGCACGATGTTGTAGTTGTTGTTTCTGCTATGGGTGATACTACTGATGAGTTGATAGCATTAGCAGAGCAGATATCTAAAAATCCTCCGAAGAGAGAGTATGATCTTTTGTTATCAACTGGAGAGCAGGTTTCTATTGCTTTACTCTCAATAGCTTTGCATGAGCTTGGATACAAGTCTAAAGCGTTTACGGGTGCACAAGTAGGAATAATAACTACTTCAGATTATACTGAAGCAAAGATATTAGACATCAATACAACGAAGATAAAGAAAGAGTTGTCTGATGGTAAGATAGTAATTGTTGCTGGTTTTCAGGGAGTTACAGAAGATGGGGATATAACTACTCTTGGTAGAGGAGGATCTGACACTACTGCGGTGGCATTAGCTGCTGCACTGGGGGCAGATATCTGTGAGATATACACAGATGTGAAAGGTGTGTATACTGCTGATCCAAGGATTGTTAAGGACGCAAGAAAATTAGACTCTATCAATATAGATGAAGTTTTGGAGTTAGCAAGTGTTGGGGCGCAGGTATTGCATCCTAGGGCTGTAATATTTTCAAAAAAGTATAAGGTTCCATTAGTTGTAAGGTCATCTTTTGAAGATGACCCTGGAACAAAGATTGTGGAGGATTGTATGGAGGGATTGGTTGTTACTGGTGTTGCTGTGAAGACTGATGAGGCTAAAGTCACAGTTTTGGATGTTCCCGATGTTCCGGGAATTGCGGCAAGGCTTTTCTCAGAAGTGGCTAAGGAGAAGATAAATGTGAACATGATTGTGCAAGGGACTAGTAGAAACGGGCTAAGTGAGATAAATTTCACTATACCAAAGAAAGATTTGACAACTATTAAGAGTATTGAGGACAGGATAAAGGCATCCATAAAGTGCTCAAATATTCTCTATGATGATGATATAGCAATAGTGTCGGTTGTTGGCACAGGGATGAGAAGCCATTACGGTGTTGCAGCAACGGTGTTTGAAGTTCTAGCGAGTAGAGGAATAAATATAGAGATGATCTCAACTTCTGAGATAAAGATATCTGTTGTTGTGAGGAAAGACAGAGCAGAAGAATCTGCAAATGCCCTGCATTCCGCATTTAGACTTTCAGAGGTAGAGATAAAGACTGAGTGA
- the dapB gene encoding 4-hydroxy-tetrahydrodipicolinate reductase — MISVVINGCTGRMGVTNVRVFAGDDSIRIVGGVVEQGNPNVGKDLGEVAGMGSIGVKITDNIEECIDKADVIVDFSVPQATSNLIDVALKYKKKLVIGTTGLDKEIIEKLNLASKEIPIVQSPNFSVGVNLMFELVRKAVQVLGEEFDVEIVEIHHNKKKDSPSGTALKLVESIRSERGDYKVLYGREGIVGERPKKEIGVFAVRGGDVIGEHNVMFLGYGERFEIVHKASSRETFSRGALRAVKFVYTKDKGLFSMRDVLGL; from the coding sequence ATGATAAGTGTAGTGATAAATGGGTGTACTGGTAGAATGGGAGTTACTAATGTTAGAGTTTTTGCTGGGGATGACTCTATAAGGATAGTTGGCGGAGTGGTTGAGCAAGGGAATCCAAATGTTGGTAAGGATCTAGGTGAGGTTGCTGGAATGGGTTCTATTGGTGTGAAGATAACAGACAATATTGAGGAGTGTATTGATAAGGCTGATGTTATTGTGGACTTTTCGGTTCCGCAGGCAACGAGTAATCTCATTGATGTGGCGTTAAAATACAAGAAAAAACTGGTTATTGGGACTACGGGGCTTGACAAGGAGATAATTGAGAAGTTGAATCTTGCTTCAAAGGAAATTCCTATTGTTCAGAGTCCAAACTTCAGTGTTGGGGTAAACCTTATGTTTGAGCTTGTTAGGAAAGCTGTGCAGGTGCTTGGAGAGGAGTTTGATGTAGAAATAGTTGAGATCCACCATAACAAGAAAAAGGATTCACCTTCGGGAACAGCGCTTAAGCTCGTTGAGAGTATAAGGAGTGAGAGAGGGGATTATAAGGTGCTTTACGGTAGAGAAGGTATTGTTGGGGAGAGGCCTAAGAAAGAGATAGGAGTTTTTGCAGTAAGAGGGGGAGATGTTATTGGAGAGCATAATGTTATGTTTTTGGGCTATGGGGAAAGATTTGAGATAGTACACAAGGCATCGTCAAGAGAGACATTTTCAAGAGGTGCACTAAGAGCAGTGAAGTTTGTATATACAAAAGATAAAGGTCTTTTCTCTATGAGGGATGTTTTGGGGTTGTAA
- a CDS encoding Ig-like domain-containing protein has translation MKHKSLLLAITTLTLTVGITNSFSHLHSTFIIKEFKILNYTNTIPTNPIFIAEISYFLKECGCINPHNKVKLSIKANHKTQTFTIGEDVLFNRLSQDKIKLFLPFPYTLPQGKNQTVSFTIFEGKKATFKTNISFQVSKNLQHPIIISEGLREIEIPRTPLRQIQFFFVYHSPCEAMITKIGSKTTNFTISQQVARIKGLHFIEYNFSEEGEYLIKVGESEFTSKVSFDKTPPTFKFIFPTNNSAFYRTNKIKLKWSDPMDISDIDFSNSSLVISKGKNVLTNISPLIGLNRESERNPYEVVYLSLPEGDYECSIRYKDTSCNLKNEELKFRVSPSELDREKPFFRRIEVENSVKVSEGKFRVKDSIVSVFVEFSDGEYGSGVKRIHYKLNGELVSEDVFDEVKYLSLQLKNKVTKVAFWLEDLGGNFSETNIITLVK, from the coding sequence GTGAAGCACAAATCTCTCTTGCTTGCCATTACTACTTTAACCCTTACAGTAGGAATAACAAACTCCTTCTCACATTTGCATTCAACTTTCATTATCAAAGAATTCAAAATTCTCAACTACACCAACACTATACCCACCAACCCAATATTCATAGCAGAAATTTCATACTTTCTAAAGGAATGCGGATGTATCAATCCTCACAACAAAGTAAAACTTTCAATAAAGGCTAACCACAAAACCCAGACCTTCACAATAGGAGAAGATGTTTTATTCAACAGACTGTCTCAAGATAAGATAAAACTATTCCTCCCCTTCCCCTATACCTTACCCCAAGGCAAAAATCAAACTGTCTCCTTCACCATTTTTGAAGGTAAAAAAGCGACATTCAAAACAAACATTTCCTTCCAAGTCTCTAAGAATCTTCAGCATCCTATTATCATATCCGAGGGTTTAAGAGAAATAGAGATTCCTAGAACCCCCCTCAGACAAATACAATTCTTCTTTGTCTACCACTCTCCCTGCGAAGCAATGATAACCAAGATCGGAAGTAAAACAACAAACTTTACAATCTCCCAACAAGTCGCGAGAATAAAAGGTCTACATTTCATTGAATACAACTTTTCCGAAGAAGGTGAATATCTGATAAAAGTTGGTGAAAGTGAATTTACAAGTAAAGTCTCTTTTGACAAGACTCCTCCCACCTTTAAGTTCATTTTCCCAACAAACAACTCTGCCTTCTATAGGACTAACAAGATCAAATTGAAATGGTCTGACCCTATGGATATCTCAGATATTGATTTTAGCAACTCTAGCTTAGTAATAAGCAAAGGCAAAAATGTGCTTACAAACATTTCACCCCTAATAGGACTAAACAGAGAATCCGAAAGAAATCCATATGAGGTTGTATATCTATCCCTCCCTGAGGGGGATTACGAGTGCAGTATCAGATATAAGGACACAAGCTGTAACCTTAAAAACGAAGAATTGAAATTTAGAGTTTCACCTTCCGAGTTAGACAGAGAAAAACCTTTCTTTAGGAGAATAGAAGTAGAAAACTCGGTCAAGGTTTCTGAAGGGAAATTTAGAGTAAAAGACTCAATAGTGTCTGTATTCGTTGAGTTTTCAGACGGCGAATATGGCAGTGGTGTAAAGCGCATACATTACAAACTCAATGGTGAGCTAGTTAGCGAAGATGTCTTTGACGAAGTCAAATATCTATCACTGCAACTAAAGAACAAAGTTACTAAAGTAGCATTCTGGTTGGAGGACCTAGGAGGTAACTTTAGCGAAACTAACATCATAACGCTTGTAAAGTAG
- a CDS encoding alanine--glyoxylate aminotransferase family protein yields the protein MGMLVKYHLYAPGPVEIPPEVLSEMSKPIFHHRTSHFSEVLVNAWEGLKYIFQTKQHVYILASSGTGAMNAAVENTLSVGDKVIVLSFGKFGERWEKICKAYGLNVVTLKKDYGYCVEPEEVEKALKENPETKAVLLQHSETSTGVACDLRSIASIVSRTEAMLIVDGITSVGCDEVKMDEWGIDVLVAGSQKSFMLPPGLSFIALSEKARRYMENSNLPKFYFNLKEEEKAVADKTTAWTPGITLIMALNKSIELMKKEGLENVIKRHTVISEAVREGVKALKLNLFCKYRLFSKAVTAVEVPQGVDGTQIPKLMRNKYGVEIAGGQGSMKGQIFRLGHLGYVDKGDVVVMLQALEFTLKDLGYKFEPGVSLSAANKVLVEKYEF from the coding sequence ATGGGTATGTTGGTGAAATATCATCTTTATGCTCCTGGTCCGGTTGAGATACCGCCAGAGGTTCTTTCCGAGATGTCTAAACCTATTTTTCATCATAGGACTTCTCATTTTAGTGAAGTTTTGGTTAATGCATGGGAAGGGCTAAAGTATATTTTCCAAACAAAACAACATGTGTATATTCTTGCTTCTTCTGGCACTGGGGCAATGAATGCTGCTGTTGAAAATACTCTCTCTGTTGGAGATAAAGTCATAGTTCTAAGTTTTGGTAAGTTTGGTGAGAGGTGGGAGAAGATATGTAAGGCATATGGCTTGAATGTAGTGACTCTAAAAAAAGATTATGGGTATTGTGTTGAACCTGAAGAAGTTGAAAAAGCTCTTAAAGAGAATCCCGAGACCAAAGCAGTATTGCTTCAGCACAGTGAAACTTCAACAGGTGTTGCCTGTGACCTTAGGAGTATTGCAAGTATTGTTTCACGCACTGAGGCTATGCTTATAGTGGATGGTATTACTTCTGTAGGTTGTGATGAGGTTAAGATGGATGAATGGGGTATTGATGTGCTTGTTGCAGGGTCACAAAAATCTTTTATGCTTCCTCCTGGTCTTTCGTTTATTGCCTTATCTGAGAAAGCGAGAAGATATATGGAGAATTCTAACCTTCCGAAGTTTTACTTCAATTTAAAAGAAGAGGAAAAAGCTGTCGCTGATAAAACAACTGCCTGGACGCCAGGTATAACACTCATTATGGCTCTTAATAAATCTATTGAACTTATGAAGAAAGAAGGGCTTGAGAATGTAATAAAAAGACATACTGTCATTTCAGAAGCAGTTAGAGAAGGTGTTAAGGCTTTAAAACTTAACCTTTTCTGTAAATATAGACTTTTCTCAAAAGCAGTTACCGCTGTTGAAGTCCCTCAGGGAGTTGATGGAACACAAATACCTAAACTTATGAGAAACAAATATGGAGTTGAAATCGCTGGAGGGCAGGGCAGTATGAAAGGACAAATTTTTAGGCTTGGACACCTTGGATATGTGGACAAAGGAGATGTTGTGGTTATGCTCCAAGCTTTAGAATTCACGCTTAAGGACCTAGGATACAAATTTGAACCTGGGGTGAGTCTATCAGCTGCAAATAAAGTGCTCGTTGAAAAGTATGAGTTTTAA
- a CDS encoding DUF4914 family protein encodes MDKKEFLLKIEAPQHAVDILSTAKKVNIALTVEDLYNLVVEGMENGVKKVFYEVEERGVVHEAEVIKVKNGIAVNYVEPYMRRRDPNSMLIGDDLPTDKPRFKDTIGYDFSLLRQKTFDWLKSQELATFVFGVGQLDLGIYGLVIAPANAGFFGLALATLQRIEDVSKFSERKKISIILYVAPPFRHTVFQGKQRVVHFRSEGLHEIFSYNLYPGPSAKKGVYSALLDIGEREGWLTLHASSVLVITPYGNRVGFLHEGASGGGKSEMNENIHRSEDGRIPFAENIVTGEKLKLSLPISCKLNPISDDMTMCHPKIQNNDGGLVVVDGENGWFIRVDHIKRYGTDPDIERLSIYPPRPLLFLNLDAKPYSTALLWEHIEDEPGKPCPNPRFVVSRELIRNIITKPTYIHVRSFGIRTPPCTKDNPTYGIVGVFHVLPPAIAWIWRLVAPRGHANPSIVQLGATLEAEGVGSYWPFATGKQVTHANLILKQMINTPKVKYIVTPNQHIGAWRVGFFAEWITREYLARRGGVRFSKEELVKSRGVLLGYSLKEFIFEGQEIDIGFVRVELQPLVGEQGYDEGYKQLYDFFVSKTLPFYESPELDPIGKKILSCLYDKGSIEDFESILNIESFVDLDKTG; translated from the coding sequence ATGGATAAAAAAGAGTTTCTCTTAAAAATAGAAGCTCCTCAGCATGCTGTAGATATTCTTTCTACCGCTAAAAAAGTGAACATTGCTTTAACTGTTGAGGATCTATATAACCTAGTTGTTGAAGGTATGGAAAATGGTGTGAAGAAAGTTTTTTATGAGGTTGAGGAGAGGGGGGTAGTTCACGAAGCGGAAGTTATAAAAGTGAAGAACGGAATCGCTGTGAACTATGTGGAACCTTACATGAGAAGAAGAGACCCAAATAGTATGCTCATAGGGGACGATTTGCCTACTGACAAGCCTAGGTTTAAGGATACTATAGGATATGACTTCTCTTTGCTTCGTCAGAAAACTTTTGACTGGTTAAAGAGTCAAGAGTTAGCTACGTTTGTTTTTGGAGTAGGACAACTGGATCTAGGAATATATGGTCTGGTGATAGCTCCAGCTAATGCAGGGTTTTTTGGCCTTGCTTTGGCTACTCTTCAGAGAATCGAGGATGTCAGCAAATTTAGCGAGAGGAAGAAGATAAGTATTATTCTTTATGTTGCACCTCCATTTAGGCATACAGTTTTTCAAGGTAAACAGAGAGTTGTTCACTTTAGAAGTGAGGGACTACACGAAATTTTCAGTTACAATCTCTATCCAGGGCCTAGTGCTAAAAAGGGGGTTTATTCAGCTTTGCTAGACATAGGAGAAAGAGAAGGATGGCTTACACTACATGCTTCCAGTGTGTTGGTTATAACCCCTTATGGGAACAGAGTAGGTTTTTTGCATGAGGGGGCAAGTGGTGGTGGTAAGAGCGAGATGAATGAGAATATCCATAGAAGTGAGGATGGAAGGATACCATTTGCAGAGAATATTGTTACTGGTGAGAAGCTGAAGCTTTCTTTGCCCATATCGTGTAAGTTGAACCCTATTTCTGACGACATGACAATGTGTCATCCAAAGATTCAGAACAATGATGGGGGACTTGTCGTTGTAGATGGTGAGAACGGTTGGTTTATAAGAGTTGACCACATAAAGAGGTATGGTACAGATCCTGACATTGAGAGACTTTCCATATATCCACCCAGGCCTTTGCTCTTTCTAAACCTTGATGCTAAACCGTATTCTACGGCACTATTGTGGGAGCATATTGAGGACGAACCTGGCAAGCCCTGCCCTAACCCTAGGTTTGTAGTGAGCAGAGAGTTGATAAGAAACATCATAACAAAACCTACCTACATTCATGTAAGAAGCTTTGGGATAAGAACACCACCTTGCACCAAAGATAACCCAACCTATGGAATCGTTGGCGTTTTTCACGTATTGCCTCCAGCTATAGCTTGGATATGGAGGCTTGTTGCCCCGAGAGGGCATGCAAATCCAAGCATAGTTCAACTCGGTGCTACGCTTGAAGCTGAAGGGGTTGGCTCATATTGGCCTTTTGCAACTGGCAAGCAGGTCACACATGCAAACTTGATTCTGAAACAGATGATCAATACTCCTAAGGTTAAGTATATAGTTACTCCGAACCAACACATAGGTGCATGGAGGGTAGGATTCTTTGCTGAATGGATAACTAGAGAGTATCTTGCTAGAAGGGGGGGAGTTAGGTTCTCAAAGGAGGAACTGGTGAAATCCAGAGGCGTGCTACTTGGGTACTCCCTGAAGGAATTTATATTTGAAGGACAAGAGATTGACATCGGGTTTGTGAGAGTTGAGCTTCAGCCTCTAGTAGGTGAACAGGGGTATGATGAGGGATACAAGCAACTATATGACTTCTTTGTAAGCAAAACACTACCATTTTATGAAAGTCCAGAACTAGACCCTATAGGTAAGAAAATTCTTTCCTGTCTCTACGATAAGGGAAGCATTGAAGACTTTGAAAGTATACTAAATATTGAAAGTTTTGTTGATCTGGACAAGACAGGATAA
- a CDS encoding Mur ligase family protein, giving the protein MNYKESIDYIYSLTNFENSRKFRQIEGFQNVKLSLDLLGVEYNKKNIIHIAGTKGKGTVAYFSSFLLSKFAQTKVGLFTSPHLVKVNERISVFSNGIEENISDEDFASLASEVREFLERSSIPLTTFDFLTVMAMVYFHKANVDNVVLEVGLGGRLDSTNFCNPKVSVITLIDYDHTNVLGRSLKKIATEKAGIIKPSVPVVSSYQKATARNVILQKALSSHSRVVFIDEVYKILSTKTSLEGTASTVKHLPSGVIFSVNSKMIGEQFIENILLSYEAVNILYPLDRSVLSNTDFTIKGRFEVISKEPFVVFDVAHTPKSVDKLISNYASLLGKQTFSIIVGLMKDKELKKISMVLSKYMSSIRKIEIIEIEAKGSSQRLSKYLKRFGFSNIRVVKDVRDICIENENYLIFGSFRIYKDILQTFKNT; this is encoded by the coding sequence ATGAATTACAAAGAGTCAATTGACTACATCTACTCTCTAACTAACTTTGAAAATTCAAGAAAATTCAGACAAATAGAAGGATTCCAAAACGTTAAGCTTTCCTTGGATCTTCTTGGCGTAGAGTATAATAAAAAGAACATAATTCATATAGCAGGAACTAAGGGAAAAGGAACTGTAGCATACTTTTCCTCCTTCCTACTTTCAAAATTTGCCCAAACCAAGGTTGGATTGTTTACTTCTCCACATCTTGTTAAGGTCAATGAGCGAATATCTGTATTCTCAAATGGAATTGAAGAAAACATAAGTGACGAAGACTTTGCTTCACTTGCAAGTGAAGTACGAGAGTTTTTGGAAAGAAGTTCTATTCCCCTAACAACCTTTGATTTCCTAACTGTTATGGCTATGGTGTACTTTCACAAAGCGAATGTAGACAATGTGGTCCTTGAAGTTGGACTAGGAGGAAGATTAGACTCTACCAACTTCTGCAACCCGAAGGTTTCAGTAATAACCCTAATTGACTACGATCATACAAACGTTTTGGGAAGAAGTTTAAAAAAAATTGCCACAGAAAAAGCAGGCATAATAAAACCTTCAGTTCCAGTCGTGTCATCATACCAAAAAGCAACTGCAAGAAATGTAATACTTCAGAAAGCACTTTCAAGCCACTCTAGAGTGGTATTCATAGATGAGGTCTATAAGATATTATCAACCAAAACCTCACTTGAAGGAACAGCGTCAACTGTAAAACACTTGCCAAGTGGTGTTATATTCAGTGTAAATTCCAAAATGATAGGAGAGCAGTTCATTGAAAATATTCTTCTCTCCTACGAGGCTGTTAACATTCTGTATCCTTTGGATAGATCTGTGTTAAGTAACACTGATTTCACAATCAAGGGAAGGTTTGAGGTTATTAGCAAGGAGCCTTTTGTTGTTTTTGATGTTGCTCATACTCCAAAATCGGTTGATAAACTCATCAGTAACTATGCTTCTCTTCTGGGAAAGCAGACTTTCAGCATTATCGTTGGACTAATGAAAGACAAGGAGCTGAAAAAGATATCAATGGTCCTTTCTAAGTATATGAGTAGTATCAGAAAAATAGAGATAATTGAAATTGAAGCAAAAGGTAGTAGTCAAAGACTCTCAAAGTATCTTAAGAGGTTCGGATTTAGCAATATCAGAGTTGTTAAAGATGTCAGGGACATTTGCATAGAAAACGAAAATTATTTAATCTTCGGAAGCTTTAGGATCTACAAAGATATCTTACAAACCTTTAAAAATACATAA
- the ppdK gene encoding pyruvate, phosphate dikinase, whose protein sequence is MAGSKKYVYFFGEGVAEGTGKMKDILGGKGAGLAEMTNVGLPVPPGFTISAEVCDYYYKHGNTYPDGLVEEIEQNLQRLEKVSGKKFGDTKNPLLVSVRSGAAVSMPGMMDTILNLGLNDESVKGLAESTNNPRFAYDAYRRFIQMFGDVVLGIEKKEFEHILEEKKKQKGVKWDSELSAEDLMEVVEKYKELYKKHGLEFPQDPRKQLDMAIEAVFKSWMNERAVKYREINEIRGLLGTAVNVVQMVFGNMGEDSGTGVGFTRNPNTGEKEFYAEFLPNAQGEDVVAGIRTPMKIDELKKRLPEVYDQLLKVAELLERHYKDVQDIEFTVERGKLYLLQTRSAKRTGVSAVRVAVDMVEEGILTEKEAILRVQPGHIDQLLHPMIDPSEKYQDKVIAKGLPASPGAATGQVVFFAKDAEEWAKKGKDVILLRPETSPEDVGGMHASRGILTARGGLTSHAAVVARGMGKPCVVGCEDLIVDEKSKTAKTKDGKYTIKEGDWITIDGKTGEVILGQLKLIKGEITGYFAKFMEWVDKYRKIGVRANAETPEDARKAREFGAEGIGLARTEHMFFGPEKERILYFRSMIISDTYEDRVKALSKLQEFQRKDFEALFEIMEGLPVTIRLLDPPLHEFLPHEEEQMKEVAKELGVPVEKIKTRYEQLKEFNPMLGFRGCRLAVVYPEIYEMQIRAIFEAACNLKKKGKNIIVEIMIPIVSEVKEFVWIKKRLEKVAKETMDKEGMQIEYKFGTMIEVPRAALTADEIAKEADFFSFGTNDLTQMTFAFSRDDIGKFIDSYKTTNILEDDPFKTLDIKGVGELVKIGIEKGRKVNPNLKVGICGEHGGDPRSIHFCYNVKMDYVSASPFRIPIAKLAAAQASVTEGKGFFEDK, encoded by the coding sequence ATGGCTGGGAGCAAAAAGTATGTATACTTTTTTGGGGAAGGTGTAGCAGAAGGCACTGGTAAGATGAAGGATATACTGGGTGGTAAAGGTGCGGGACTTGCGGAGATGACGAATGTTGGGTTACCCGTTCCACCAGGCTTTACCATTTCTGCAGAAGTGTGTGATTACTACTACAAGCACGGGAATACATATCCTGATGGGTTAGTGGAGGAAATAGAGCAGAACTTGCAGAGACTGGAGAAAGTTTCTGGTAAGAAATTTGGTGATACCAAGAATCCTCTTCTAGTTTCAGTTAGGTCTGGTGCTGCTGTTTCAATGCCGGGGATGATGGACACTATTCTTAATCTTGGGCTTAATGACGAAAGTGTAAAAGGGCTAGCAGAGTCTACCAACAACCCTAGGTTTGCTTACGATGCTTACAGAAGGTTTATACAGATGTTCGGTGATGTTGTTTTGGGGATAGAAAAGAAAGAATTTGAGCATATACTTGAGGAAAAGAAAAAGCAAAAGGGTGTTAAGTGGGATAGTGAGCTTAGTGCAGAGGATCTTATGGAGGTAGTGGAGAAGTATAAGGAGCTGTATAAAAAGCATGGGTTAGAATTTCCTCAAGATCCGAGAAAGCAGCTGGATATGGCGATAGAGGCGGTGTTTAAGTCCTGGATGAACGAGAGGGCAGTGAAGTATAGAGAGATAAATGAGATAAGGGGACTTCTTGGGACAGCGGTGAATGTGGTGCAGATGGTTTTTGGTAATATGGGTGAAGATTCTGGAACGGGGGTAGGATTTACAAGGAATCCAAATACTGGTGAAAAGGAGTTTTATGCTGAATTTCTGCCAAATGCTCAAGGAGAGGATGTAGTTGCAGGTATAAGAACCCCTATGAAGATAGATGAGCTTAAGAAGAGGTTACCTGAGGTATATGATCAGCTTCTTAAGGTTGCAGAGCTTCTGGAGAGACACTATAAGGACGTGCAGGATATAGAGTTTACGGTGGAGAGAGGTAAACTTTACCTTCTGCAGACGAGGTCTGCAAAAAGAACAGGAGTATCGGCAGTGAGGGTAGCGGTTGATATGGTTGAAGAGGGAATACTGACTGAGAAGGAGGCGATTCTGAGGGTCCAACCCGGACACATTGATCAATTGCTTCACCCGATGATTGATCCTTCTGAGAAGTATCAAGACAAGGTGATTGCGAAAGGGCTTCCTGCTTCGCCAGGAGCTGCAACTGGGCAGGTGGTGTTTTTCGCCAAAGATGCGGAAGAGTGGGCTAAGAAGGGTAAGGATGTTATACTCCTAAGGCCTGAGACTTCTCCCGAGGATGTGGGAGGTATGCATGCTTCCAGAGGAATATTGACTGCCAGGGGAGGCCTAACGTCACATGCTGCAGTTGTTGCTAGAGGTATGGGTAAACCGTGTGTAGTGGGATGTGAAGATTTGATAGTTGATGAAAAGTCAAAAACCGCTAAAACCAAGGATGGTAAGTACACAATAAAGGAGGGAGACTGGATCACGATAGATGGTAAGACTGGAGAAGTCATATTGGGCCAGCTAAAACTCATAAAAGGAGAGATAACTGGGTATTTTGCTAAATTTATGGAGTGGGTTGACAAGTACAGGAAAATTGGAGTAAGAGCAAATGCTGAAACACCGGAGGATGCAAGGAAAGCAAGAGAATTTGGAGCCGAAGGAATAGGTCTTGCAAGAACTGAGCATATGTTCTTCGGGCCTGAGAAAGAGAGAATACTGTATTTCAGAAGTATGATAATCTCTGACACTTACGAGGATAGAGTAAAAGCTCTGAGTAAACTTCAAGAGTTCCAGAGGAAAGATTTTGAAGCATTGTTTGAAATAATGGAAGGGCTACCAGTCACGATAAGACTGCTTGATCCACCACTTCACGAATTTCTACCGCACGAGGAAGAACAGATGAAAGAGGTTGCTAAGGAACTAGGCGTTCCCGTTGAGAAGATAAAGACAAGGTATGAACAGCTTAAGGAGTTTAACCCAATGCTAGGGTTTAGAGGTTGTAGATTAGCGGTAGTTTACCCAGAGATATACGAAATGCAGATAAGAGCAATATTTGAAGCAGCTTGTAATTTGAAGAAAAAAGGCAAGAACATTATCGTTGAGATAATGATACCTATCGTAAGTGAAGTTAAGGAGTTTGTTTGGATAAAGAAGAGGTTGGAGAAAGTTGCGAAGGAGACTATGGATAAGGAAGGAATGCAGATTGAGTATAAATTTGGGACGATGATAGAAGTTCCCAGGGCAGCACTAACTGCGGATGAAATTGCTAAGGAAGCTGACTTCTTCTCCTTTGGCACAAACGACCTGACACAGATGACATTTGCATTCTCAAGAGATGACATTGGAAAGTTTATTGATTCCTATAAGACTACGAATATACTGGAGGATGATCCTTTCAAGACCTTGGATATAAAGGGAGTGGGAGAGCTTGTGAAAATAGGAATTGAGAAGGGAAGAAAGGTTAATCCTAATCTGAAAGTAGGGATATGCGGAGAGCATGGAGGAGACCCAAGATCTATCCATTTCTGCTACAACGTTAAAATGGACTATGTCAGTGCCTCCCCGTTTAGGATACCTATAGCAAAGTTAGCGGCAGCTCAGGCGAGTGTAACTGAAGGAAAGGGGTTCTTTGAAGATAAATAA